A region from the Fusarium musae strain F31 chromosome 1, whole genome shotgun sequence genome encodes:
- the VMA2 gene encoding Vacuolar ATP synthase subunit B (BUSCO:EOG09261KHB), translated as MADPRESSSYSVIPRIRYNTVGGVNGPLVILDNVKFPRYNEIVTLTLPDGTERSGQVLEARGDRAVVQVFEGTSGIDVKKTKVQFTGQSLKIGVSEDMLGRIFDGSGRAIDKGPKVLAEDYLDINGSPINPYSREYPEEMISTGISAIDTMNSIARGQKIPIFSASGLPHNEIAAQICRQAGLVQKQGITNKGVHDGHEENFSIVFGAMGVNLETARFFTRDFEENGSLERVTLFLNLANDPTIERIITPRLALTTAEYYAYQLEKHVLVILTDLSAYCDALREVSAAREEVPGRRGYPGYMYTDLSTIYERAGRVEGRNGSITQIPILTMPNDDITHPIPDLTGYITEGQVFIDRALDNRGIYPPINVLPSLSRLMKSAIGEGMTRKDHGDVSNQLYAKYAIGRDAAAMKAVVGEEALSAEDKLSLEFLEKFERQFISQGQYESRSIYESLDLAWSLLRIYPKELLNRIPAKVLNEFYQRAAKESKAKGKARADTEARSQQQTEENLIDA; from the exons ATGGCGGACCCTCGTGAGTCCTCATCGTACTCGGTCATTCCCAGAATTCGATACAACACTGTTGGCGGCGTCAACGGTcccctcgtcatcctcgataAT GTTAAATTCCCGCGATACAACGAGATCGTGACACTCACTCTTCCCGATGGCACTGAGCGCTCTGGTCAAGTCTTGGAAGCTCGAG GTGATCGAGCTGTCGTCCAG GTCTTTGAGGGTACTTCTGGCATCGATGTGAAGAAG ACCAAGGTTCAGTTTACAGGCCAGAGTTTGAAAATCGGAGTCTCTGAAGACATGCTTGGTCGTATCTTTGATGGTTCCGGTCGAGCTATTGATAAGGGTCCCAAGGTGTTGGCTGAAGACTATCTTGACATCAACGGTTCTCCTATTAACCCTTATTCTCGT GAATATCCTGAGGAGATGATCTCCACAGGTATCTCTGCCATTGACACCATGAACTCGATTGCCCGAGGACAAAAGATTCCCATTTTCTCCGCCTCCGGTCTTCCTCACAACGAAATCGCTGCCCAGATTTGCCGACAGGCTGGCCTCGTCCAGAAGCAAGGCATCACTAACAAGGGCGTTCATGACGGCCACGAAGAGAATTTCTCGATCGTTTTCGGTGCTATGGGTGTCAACTTGGAAACTGCCCGTTTCTTCACCCGCGACTTTGAGGAGAACGGCAGTCTGGAGCGTGTTACACTCTTCCTGAACCTCGCTAACGATCCCAC CATCGAACGTATCATTACTCCTCGTCTTGCTCTTACCACTGCCGAATACTACGCCTATCAACTCGAGAAGCACGTTTTGGTCATCCTTACCGATCTTTCTGCCTACTGTGATGCTCTCCGAGAAGTTTCAGCcgctcgagaagaagtccCAGGTCGCCGCGGATACCCTGGTTACATGTACACTGATTTGTCCACCATCTACGAACGAGCCGGTCGTGTTGAGGGCCGCAATGGTTCTATTACTCAGATTCCCATTCTGACCATGCCTAACGACGATATCACCCACCCCATTCCTGATCTGACAGGTTACATCACCGAGGGTCAGGTGTTCATTGACCGAGCTCTGGACAATCGTGGAATCTACCCACCCATCAATGTTCTGCCTTCGCTGTCCCGTCTGATGAAGTCTGCCATCGGTGAAGGCATGACTCGAAAGGATCACGGTGATGTTTCCAACCAACTGTACGCCAAGTACGCTATTGGCCGTGATGCCGCAGCCATGAAGGCTGTCGTTGGTGAAGAGGCTTTGTCTGCTGAGGACAAGCTGTCCCTTgagttcttggagaagttcGAGCGTCAGTTCATCAGCCAGGGACAGTACGAGTCTCGATCTATTTATGAGTCTCTGGACCTTGCATGGAGCCTTCTGCGTATCTACCCTAAGGAGTTGCTCAACCGTATTCCCGCCAAGGTTCTCAACGAGTTCTACCAGCGAGCTGCGAAGGagtccaaggccaagggtaAGGCTCGAGCAGATACTGAGGCCCGAAGCCAGCAGCAGACGGAAGAGAACCTTATTGACGCATGA
- the TUB1_2 gene encoding alpha-tubulin, producing the protein MREVISINVGQAGCQIANSCWELYCLEHGIQPDGYLTEERKSQDPDQGFSTFFSETGQGKYVPRAIYCDLEPNVVDEVRTGAYRNLFHPEMMITGKEDASNNYARGHYTVGKELIDGVLDKIRRVADNCVGLQGFLVFHSFGGGTGSGFGALLMERLSVDYGKKSKLEFCVYPAPQTATSVVEPYNSILTTHTTLEHSDCSFMVDNEAIYDICRRNLGLERPNYENLNRLIAQVVSSITASLRFDGSLNVDLNEFQTNLVPYPRIHFPLVAYAPVISAAKAAHEANSVQEMTMSCFEPNNQMVKCDPRHGKYMATCLLYRGDVVPNDAHAAVATLKTKRTIQFVDWCPTGFKLGICYQAPENVPNGDLAKVSRAVCMLSNTTAIAEAWSSLSLKFDLMHSKRAFVHWYVGEGMEEGEFSEAREDLAALERDYEEVATDSMGEEELEAEY; encoded by the exons ATGCGTGAGGTCATTAGCATCAACG TTGGTCAGGCTGGTTGCCAAATCGCCAACTCCTGCTGGGAG CTTTACTGCCTCGAGCACGGTATCCAG CCCGATGGTTACCTCACAGAGGAGCGAAAGTCCCAAGACCCCGATCAGGGTTTCAGCACTTTCTTTTCCGAGACTG GTCAGGGCAAGTATGTCCCCCGCGCCATCTACTGTGATTTGGAGCCCAATGTCGTCGACGAGGTCCGCACCGGTGCCTACCGCAACCTCTTCCACCCTGAGATGATGATCACTGGCAAGGAGGATGCCTCAAACAACTATGCTCGTGGTCACTACACTGTTGGAAAGGAGCTCATCGACGGCGTCCTCGACAAGATTCGCCGTGTTGCCGATAATTGTGTTGGCCTTCAGGGCTTCCTCGTGTTCCACTCTTTCGGTGGTGGTACTGGCTCTGGTTTCGGTGCTCTCCTGATGGAGCGCCTGTCGGTCGACTAcggcaagaagagcaagctgGAGTTCTGTGTTTATCCCGCGCCCCAGACTGCTACATCCGTTGTCGAGCCATACAACTCTATCCTTACCACACACACCACCCTTGAGCACTCCGATTGCTCTTTCATGGTCGACAATGAGGCCATTTACGATATTTGCCGCCGAAACCTCGGCCTCGAGCGCCCTAACTACGAGAACCTCAACCGTCTTATTGCTCAGG TCGTTTCTTCTATTACTGCCTCTTTGCGATTCGATGGATCCCTGAACGTCGACTTGAACGAATTCCAGACCAACCTGGTTCCTTATCCCAGAATCCATTTCCCTCTGGTCGCCTACGCCCCAGTCATCTCCGCCGCTAAGGCTGCCCACGAAGCCAACTCCGTCCAAGAGATGACAATGTCTTGCTTCGAGCCTAACAACCAGATGGTCAAGTGTGACCCCCGTCACGGCAAGTACATGGCTACTTGTTTGCTGTACCGTGGTGACGTCGTTCCAAACGACGCCCATGCTGCTGTCGCGACACTGAAGACCAAGCGAACTATTCAGTTCGTCGATTGGTGCCCCACTGGTTTCAAGCTTGGTATCTGCTACCAGGCCCCCGAGAATGTGCCTAACGGCGACCTCGCGAAGGTCAGCCGCGCTGT CTGCATGCTCTCCAATACTACCGCTATCGCTGAGGCATGGTCTTCACTTTCTCTCAAGTTCGATCTCATGCACTCCAAGCGTGCTTTCGTCCACTGGTACGTGGGTGAAGGTATGGAGGAAGGCGAGTTCTCTGAGGCTCGTGAGGATCTTGCTGCCCTGGAGCGCGATTACGAGGAGGTCGCTACCGACTCCATGGGTgaggaggagctcgaggctgaATACTAA
- a CDS encoding hypothetical protein (EggNog:ENOG41) — protein MSFLRSSVCRACRRSQQIRLHRGLATASNQSYDNRVRLVEVGPRDGLQNEKKTIPLETKIELIQRLARTGVSTIEAGSFVAPKWVPQMSNSSEILQHILNGKVSSPGPISYSFLAPNSKGLKSAADILSANSGKFATQLEPAAGAEAATKPVVEVAVFAAATESFTQKNLNCDIKTSLERFKEVIRDSKAMGLRVRAYISVVLGCPFEGFDVDPHKVAEIATDLLEAGADEISLGDTTGMGTAPRTGALLQCMSAAGIRTEDIAMHFHDTYGQALVNTAVSLEHGIRTFDSSVGGLGGCPYSPGATGNVSTENMVYFMETLGMDTGINLDAMSDIGDWITKELGKENGSTVGKAVLGARTRAMQN, from the exons ATGAGTTTCTTGCGGTCCAGCGTCTGCAGAGCTTGTCGCCGTTCGCAGCAGATTCGCTTGCATAGAGGCCTTGCGACGGCCAGCAATCAGTCATACGACAACCGGGTGAGGCTCGTCGAGGTTGGGCCTCGGGACGGCCTGcagaatgagaagaagacaatCCCGTTGGAGACCAAGATTGAACTTATCCAACGATTGGCCCGAACTGGGGTTTCTACAATTGAAGCTGGATCCTTTGTTGCTCCCAAATGGGTGCCTCAG ATGAGTAACTCCAGCGAAATATTACAGCATATTCTCAACGGAAAGGTTTCTTCTCCCGGTCCGATCTCATACTCCTTCCTAGCACCCAATAGCAAGGGCCTTAAATCTGCCGCCGATATCCTCAGTGCGAATAGCGGAAAGTTTGCAACTCAGCTGGAGCCAGCAGCTGGAGCCGAGGCCGCCACCAAGCcagttgttgaagtcgcagtctttgctgctgctaccGAGAGTTTCACGCAGAAGAACCTCAATTGCGATATCAAGACATCGCTCGAACGTTTCAAGGAGGTGATTAGGGATTCCAAGGCTATGGGTCTCAGAGTACGCGCCTACATTTCTGTAGTCTTAGGATGTCCATTCGAAGGGTTCGACGTTGATCCTCACAAAGTGGCCGAGATCGCTACAGACCTTCTGGAGGCTGGAGCAGATGAGATCTCACTCGGAGACACTACAGGAATGGGTACAGCACCTCGAACGGGAGCTCTCCTCCAATGCATGTCTGCAGCTGGAATTCGAACCGAGGATATTGCCATGCACTTCCACGATACATACGGCCAAGCTTTAGTGAACACAGCTGTATCCTTAGAGCATGGCATTCGGACATTTGATAGCAGTGTTGGTGGTCTGGGGGGCTGTCCTTATAGCCCTGGCGCGACCGGTAACGTTTCAACGGAAAACATGGTTTACTTTATGGAAACTCTGGGCATGGACACTGGTATTAATCTGGATGCCATGTCTGACATTGGAGATTGGATCACAAAGGAGTTGGGTAAGGAAAATGGCAGCACCGTAGGCAAAGCAGTTCTTGGAGCTCGGACTCGAGCTATGCAAaactaa
- a CDS encoding hypothetical protein (EggNog:ENOG41) produces MLSLGRTHMMYALGGLLCLLNMAIANVEKTIFTAPASLPIPQQKPSLSDLRLPTLTPGGPNIRTHVSRRFPSGPKDYASGVATWVLLDKLNQGQRESKLIRLRRQQPAVFGLAVYELDTVWQTPELIQSLAKYSSSRQDQEAVLTKESTQTEGREREASVLLLQIKSSADYFTNDAALMKEPSPVHVDLILDPYHYGIVPRSLVPAAGYLVLVGAVAWFVSRSIASKLQEIAVTTEGANKKQN; encoded by the exons ATGCTGTCTCTCGGGAGGACTCACATGATGTACGCCCTGGGCGGCCTGCTGTGTCTTCTTAACATGGCCATCGCCAATGTTGAAAAGACAATATTCACAGCTCCTGCATCACTCCCTATTCCCCAACAGAAGCCTTCGCTGAGCGATCTCAGACTACCGACACTTACACCAGGCGGCCCAAATATTCGAACTCATGTCAGCCGCAGATTTCCCTCTGGGCCAAAGGATTACGCTTCCGGCGTTGCAACGTGGGTGCTTCTTGATAAACTAAACCAAGGCCAGCG AGAAAGCAAGCTAATTCGCCTGCGCCGCCAGCAACCCGCTGtgtttggcttggctgtATACGAGCTGGACACCGTGTGGCAGACACCAGAGCTGATTCAATCACTTGCCAAATACTCATCTTCTCGCCAAGACCAGGAAGCTGTGCTGACAAAAGAGTCAACTCAAACTGAAGGCAGGGAGCGCGAGGCTTCCGTTCTTCTGCTCCAGATTAAGTCATCAGCTGACTACTTTACGAATGACGCGGCTCTTATGAAGGAACCTTCACCTGTACACGTAGATCTCATCCTCGACCCCTATCATTATGGTATCGTCCCCCGTTCTCTAGTCCCAGCAGCTGGttatcttgttcttgtcggCGCGGTGGCTTGGTTTGTGTCCAGATCTATCGCCTCTAAGTTACAGGAAATTGCAGTCACAACCGAGGGCGCAAACAAGAAACAGAATTGA
- a CDS encoding hypothetical protein (EggNog:ENOG41), with translation MKLNISYPANGSQKLIDIEDERKLRVFMEKRMGAEVPGDSIGDEFKGYIFRITGGNDKQGFPMKQGVMHPTRVRLLLSEGHSCYRPRRTGERKRKSVRGCIVGMDLSVLALSIVKQGDADIPGLTDVVHPKRLGPKRATKIRKFFGLTKDDDVRKYVIRREVQPKGEGKSPYTKAPRIQRLVTPQRLQHKRHRAALKRRQAEKVKDEANEYAQILAKRVAEAKANKADARKRRASSMRK, from the exons ATGAAG TTGAACATCAGCTACCCTGCCAATGGCAGCCAGAAGCTCATCGATATTGAGGATGAGCGCAAGCTCCGTGTCTTCATGGAGAAGCGC ATGGGCGCTGAGGTTCCTGGTGACTCCATCGGCGATGAGTTCAAGGGCTACATCTTCCGCATCACTGGTGGAAACGACAAGCAGGGTTTCCCCATGAAGCAGGGTGTCATGCACCCTACCCGTGtccgcctcctcctctccgAGGGCCACTCTTGCTACCGTCCCCGACGCACCGGCGAGCGCAAGCGAAAGTCTGTCCGTGGCTGCATCGTCGGCATGGATCTCTCTGTCCTCGCCCTCAGCATTGTCAAGCAGGGTGATGCTGACATCCCCGGCCTCACCGACGTCGTCCACCCCAAGCGTCTCGGCCCCAAGCGCGCCACCAAGATCCGCAAGTTCTTCGGCCTCACCAAGGATGACGAT GTCCGCAAGTACGTTATCCGACGAGAGGTTCAGCCCAAGGGGGAGGGCAAGTCTCCTTACACCAAGGCTCCCCGCATCCAGAGACTCGTCACCCCTCAACGTCTCCAGCACAAGCGTCACCGCGCTGCCCTCAAGCGCCGCCAGGccgagaaggtcaaggacGAGGCC AACGAGTACGCCCAGATCCTTGCCAAGCGTGTTGctgaggccaaggccaataAGGCCGATGCCCGTAAGCGACGAGCAAGCTCTATGCGCAAGTAG
- the DPH1 gene encoding Diphthamide biosynthesis protein 1 (EggNog:ENOG41~BUSCO:EOG09261X9E) — protein sequence MEEDRRQTDLGIAADIEEAQLAQMSQAPATQNEPKTATPLKQPKKRFIGRRAAVEAAERLGESAASGESGAVQTAKPRRAPRLLNQVPKEILENADLKAAITLLPTNYNFEIPKTIHRIQTSDAKRVALQMPEGLLLFATTISDILAQFCPGVETLIMGDVTYGACCIDDYTARALGCDLLVHYAHSCLIPVDVTTIKTLYVFVDISIDATHLLASLERNFASGKTIAVVGTIQFNATIHGVKSSLERGGFRVVVPQIAPLSKGEILGCTSPRLKDDDNIDLILYLGDGRFHLESIMIHNPSIPAYRYDPYSRKLTQEAYGHDEMQSLRRTAIHSARTARKWGLILGALGRQGNPHTLGLIEKELKARGIPIVHLLLSEIFPGKLALMSDVECWVQVACPRLSIDWGYAFPRPLLTPYEALIALGERQDWGEGVYPMDYYGKDGLGRTRPLQIA from the exons ATGGAGGAAGATAGAAGACAAACAGACCTGGGCATAGCAGCCGATATCGAAGAAGCTCAGCTTGCTCAGATGAGTCAGGCCCCTGCCACTCAAAATGAGCCAAAGACAGCAACGCCACTGAAGCAACCGAAGAAGAGATTCATAGGACGAAGGGCGGCAGTTGAGGCCGCAGAAAGGCTTGGAGAATCAGCGGCATCAGGGGAGAGCGGTGCTGTTCAAA CTGCCAAACCTCGGAGGGCTCCCCGGCTTCTGAATCAAGTTCCCAAGGAAATCCTTGAGAACGCCGATTTGAAGGCTGCCATTACGTTATTGCCTACTAACTACAACTTTGAGATCCCCAAGACGATCCACCGCATTCAAACTTCGGACGCCAAGAGAGTTGCGTTACAGATGCCCGAGGGCCTTTTACTCTTTGCTACTACTATATCAGATATCTTGGCGCAGTTCTGCCCTGGTGTCGAGACACTCATCATGGGCGATGTGACCTATGGCGCTTGTTGTATCGATGATTACACAGCAAGGGCCCTTGGTTGTGACCTGCTGGTGCACTATGCCCACAGTTGCCTCATCCCAGTCGACGTGACCACGATCAAAACTCTATACGTCTTTGTAGACATCAGCATTGATGCTACACATCTCCTAGCATCCCTTGAGCGCAACTTTGCCAGCGGAAAAACAATAGCTGTTGTCGGCACTATTCAGTTTAACGCTACTATCCATGGCGTCAAAAGCAGCCTCGAGCGCGGCGGCTTCCGTGTTGTCGTTCCCCAGATTGCACCATTGAGTAAGGGTGAAATTCTGGGCTGCACTTCTCCTCGTCTGAAAGACGACGACAATATCGATCTGATCCTGTACCTGGGTGATGGTCGTTTCCACCTTGAGAGTATCATGATTCACAACCCTTCTATTCCAGCGTACCGATACGACCCTTACTCTCGAAAACTCACGCAGGAGGCGTACGGCCATGACGAAATGCAGTCTCTCCGTCGAACAGCCATTCATAGCGCTCGTACAGCACGCAAATGGGGCCTAATTCTCGGCGCTCTCGGCCGCCAGGGCAACCCACATACGTTGGGCCTCATCGAGAAAGAGCTCAAGGCGCGAGGCATTCCTATTGTACACTTACTACTAAGTGAGATCTTTCCGGGCAAATTGGCGCTCATGTCGGACGTTGAGTGCTGGGTACAGGTTGCTTGCCCTCGATTGAGTATTGATTGGGGCTATGCATTCCCACGGCCGTTGTTAACGCCGTATGAGGCACTTATTGCATTGGGTGAGCGACAAGATTGGGGTGAAGGTGTCTATCCCATGGACTACTACGGAAAGGACGGGCTAGGAAGGACAAGGCCTTTGCAGATTGCCTGA